The Candidatus Neptunochlamydia sp. REUL1 DNA segment GTCCTCAATACATGAGGGGTCACCTTAAAGGGGGTCCCCGCCTTTCTTCCCGCCTTCGCAAAAGTTTCCGATACCCTGTTGAGGTGAACCGGTTTTCCTGTGCGGGTGACAAAAACCCTTCCCTTCCTCTCTCCAACGTACTCCCTCAATCGCTCCATCACCGTCTTGGGATAGGTAATCACCGTCACCTTTTTCATCCCTTTCATCTTAGACTGCATAAAGGAAATCTTTCTTCGATCCCAACGGATTTGATCAATCTCCAGATCCAGAACTTCTCGCACCCTCTTTCCCCCTTGGAGCATCACTTTAGCGATCAAACACTCCCTAAAACTAATGTTCTCCAGCTCCTCTAAAAACGCCGACCATTGGGCCTGGCTCATCGCGGCTGTTTTCACCTTGTCATACACCTTGAAAAAGGTTTTTCCATGCCCTTCTTGGCTTGCAAGGGCTTTGGGGATGATCCCCTTTGTTCTCCGATATAAAAACCCCGTAAACGCAATGTAACACGCAGCTCTTGCTTGACGTGTACATTCCGCCCACTCAGAAAATCCCTTAATCTGATCGATCTTTACTTCATGATT contains these protein-coding regions:
- a CDS encoding tyrosine-type recombinase/integrase produces the protein MSLMVNGEGSLECFRQLDVLSYEEAKSQKANWIWKQLSRITVQEAVEVWLLTLSKTTKKNYRAGVNRMVEMEILDPLMTLQAFTLVNHEVKIDQIKGFSEWAECTRQARAACYIAFTGFLYRRTKGIIPKALASQEGHGKTFFKVYDKVKTAAMSQAQWSAFLEELENISFRECLIAKVMLQGGKRVREVLDLEIDQIRWDRRKISFMQSKMKGMKKVTVITYPKTVMERLREYVGERKGRVFVTRTGKPVHLNRVSETFAKAGRKAGTPFKVTPHVLRTSTVTYLKQQGFQDSDIMKVTGHASASMVASYDKTFQEINATEKVQLVS